One genomic segment of Protaetiibacter intestinalis includes these proteins:
- a CDS encoding RNA polymerase sigma factor yields MDLDAFVAGEYPKVVAAVGLITGNRQDAADAVQDALVGFLAKPPARPVQNLAAWITVVAANRARDLRRSRAAESRAYAKVGTDDESLDAEFAGLDVDVKAALVSLPEQQKQVCVLHYLLDQSVEQIAEGLGVSTGTVKTQLHRARKALATRLGRNRGEEEHDG; encoded by the coding sequence GTGGATCTGGACGCCTTCGTCGCGGGCGAATACCCGAAGGTGGTCGCCGCCGTCGGGCTCATCACGGGCAACCGGCAGGATGCCGCGGATGCCGTGCAGGACGCGCTCGTCGGCTTCCTCGCGAAGCCTCCCGCCCGTCCCGTGCAGAACCTGGCCGCCTGGATCACCGTCGTCGCCGCCAACCGCGCCCGCGACCTGCGGCGCTCCCGCGCCGCCGAGTCGCGTGCCTACGCGAAGGTCGGCACCGACGACGAGTCGCTCGACGCGGAGTTCGCCGGGCTCGACGTCGACGTGAAGGCGGCGCTCGTGTCGCTGCCCGAACAGCAGAAGCAGGTGTGCGTGCTGCACTATCTGCTCGACCAGTCGGTCGAGCAGATCGCCGAGGGCCTCGGCGTGAGCACGGGCACCGTCAAGACCCAGTTGCATCGGGCGCGCAAGGCGCTCGCCACGCGATTGGGACGGAACCGGGGAGAGGAGGAGCACGATGGCTGA